In Candidatus Hydrogenedentota bacterium, the sequence CGAGGCCGGTCCGTGGACCGGATATCGGTGTATCGGCTGTTCGCTGGCGGTTGCGCGGGGCGGCGTTGAAGCGCTTCAAGCCCCCTATGGCGCGGAGGCGGCCGGGCTGTTCACCGTGGCGCTCTGATTGATTTCCTTGCGCCAGTACAGTAGGATCAGGCGCAATTCCGGGGAGCGGGGCGGGCAGATCGGGGGATTCAGCGGGTTTTGGAAGGATTTCGCATGAAAGTTCTGGTGACGACCTTTGGCGGCGACGGCGGCAAGTCTGGAATCAGCCAGTACATCATCCAGTTTCTGAAGTATTGCCGGGAATTTGGGCCCGACATGACCTTTGATGTCCTGTTGTATGAAGACGAAAAGCCGGTCTACACCGATCACGACCCGGGCCTGAACGCGATCTGCCTGGAACCGCGCTGGCGCCGGGCCGCCGCAAACATCCTCTGGCACCAGACACACTTTCCGGGATTCTGCCGCTGCAACGGGTACGATGTCGTGTTCATTCCCGGGGGCAACCGGCGTCTGCCGTGGCGCTCTCCCTGCCCGACGGTTGCCGCGTGCCACGACCTCGGCATACTTCACGTGCCCGACAAGTACGATGCGCTGCACAGCATCTACAACCGGCATGTGCTGCGGGCGCTGCTGCGACGCCAGTCCCACCTCGTGACAATCAGCGAGGCGAGCAAGCGGGATATCGTTTCGTATACGGGCGTGCCGGAGGAGTCCGTTACGGTGATCTATTGCGGCGCCGACACCGATTGCTACCAGCCGGGCGATAAAAACGAGGCGCGGGCGCATGTTTGCGAGAAATTCGGGGTGGACGCCCCGTATCTGCTCTACATATCCCGTATCGATCACCCGGGCAAGAACCACATTCGCCTGATCGAGGCATTCGGGCTGTTCAAGGCCGCGTCCGGGCTACCCCACAAATTGGTGCTCGCGGGCAGCGACTGGAGCCGCGCCGCGGAGGTTCATGCCGCCGCGGAAGCATCCCGGTATGCCGCCGACATTGTATTCACGGGCTTTGCGCCGGCGGCGGACCTCCCCGCGCTTTACCGGGGCGCGGATGTGTTTGTCTTCCCCTCCTTGTTCGAGGGATTCGGCATCCCCGTCGTGGAGGCGATGCGTTGTGGCGTCCCCGTGGCCTGCGCCGATATTTCGTGCCTGCCGGAAATTGCTGGCGACGCCGCGCGCCTGTTCGATCCCTATGACGCCGCGTCGATGGCGGGGGCGCTACAGGACCTGCTTGCGGACGAGGAATTGCGGTCCCGGTACGCCGCGCGCGGCCGGGAGCGGGCATTGCGGTATAATTGGCGAGACAGTACGAAGCAGACGGTTGAGGCAATTCGCCGGACCTGCCAGGGGCTTGCGTGAGGCCTCGCGGCTTTTCATGGCCTCCTGTTTCCGCAGACGGAGGCGCGCCTCCAGTAATTGAAGGAATCGAGACCCCTTAGTATGACGGACACATCCCAGAACGCGCCCGCGGCCCCCCGTTGCGCCGAAGACGGCCTGGACACGGTCAAGCTTTTCAACATGACCATCAACAACGTGGATCTCGACGAGTTTCTTGCGTCCCTTTCCGGGCAGATAGAAGCGGGGACGCCGGGGTATGCGGTTACGCCCAACGTGGATCACGTGGTCGAGTTCGATCTGAATCCCGAGTTCCGCGAAGCCTATCATGACGCCACGTATGTGCTTGTGGACGGCACCTATATTTTGTGGGCTGGCCGGCTTTTCCGCAAGCCATTCAAGCAGAAGCTCAGCGGCTCGGACATGATCTACTGGCTGAGCGAGTATGCGGCGAAGAAGGGCTACTCCATCTTCCTGCTCGGCGCGGAAGAGGGGGTCGCGGACGCGGCGGCGCAGGTGCTGCTTGCGAAGTATCCGGGTTTGACCGTGGCGGGCACGTACTCGCCGCCGTTCGGGTTTGAGAAGGATGAGGCGTCAAACAACCAGGTTATCGAGCGGGTTCGCGATTCCCGCGCCGATATTTGCTTTGTCGCGCTCGGTTCGCCGAAACAGGATCTATGGAGTTGGCGCCACCACCGGGCGTGCGGGGCGAAACTATGCATCGGGGTGGGCGCGTCTATAGATTTTGTCGCGGGTCGCGTCAAACGGGCGCCGGTGTGGATGCAGCGCGCCGGGCTTGAATGGGTCTGGCGGATCATTCAGGAACCCGTTCGAATGGGCAAACGCTATCTCGTACGCGACGCGCACTTTCTGGTGCTGCTGTGGCGGGAATTCCGGGGCGGGACCGGGACCTGAATGGGCCAGTTTCGTATGATGGCGATGATGCGGGAGGCGAGCCAGTTGTGGAATCCGGAGCATCTCCGGGGGCGATATACCAGGCAGCAGGATGGAGAATCGTGACATGGCTCACTGGGCAACGGCCTATGCGGCGCAGTTGGCGGAACATTCCGAGGACGGCATTATCGTGCTGGACGGATCGCGCCGGATACAGCAGGCCAACGCGCGGGCGGCGGAGATGGCCGGGGCCCGCGAGACCGGAGATCTGCTGGGGCTTCAGTTCGGGTGGGAAAGCGAAGCGGCGAGCGTGCGTCTGGACCGCCCCTTCGCCGTTTTGGAGGGCAACGGCAGTGTGCCCTGTACCCTGTCGTCGGAATTTGGCGCGGAGCTTCCGGTCGAGGTGAAGTCTTTCCCGGTGGAGGCGGGCGGGCTCCTGCTTTTGATTGCCGATCGTTCCCGCCGCATTGAACTGGAGCGCGCCGCGATTCAGGCGGAGAAGATGGCGGCCATGGACAATATTGTCGCGGGTATCGCGCACGAGTTGAACAACCCGATGACCGCGATTCTGGGTTACGCGGAACTGCTTCTGGCGACGGAGACCGATCCGAAGAGGAAGCAGCGCGCTTCGCTCATCGCCGAAGAAGCGGACCGGTGCGGCAAGATCATTACCAGTATGCTGACCTTTACCCGGAGTTACGGGAACACCCTGGAGCGCGGCAATGTGAACGCCATCCTCGAAGAAGTCGTCGAGCTCCAGTCCTACCAGCTTCGGGTCGATGGAATCCGGATTCACTCGTTCTACGATCAAGAGATTCCCGACTTCCCCCTGGTTCCCGCGGGGCTGCGACGCCTTTTCTTAAACCTGGTTCACAATGCCCACCAGGCGCTTCGAGCGTCCGCATCGGAAATCCGAAATCTGTGGGTGCTTACCGAGAGCCGGACGGAATCGGTCCTCGTACAGATCGCGGATGACGGCCCCGGCGTCCCGCAGGAGATTCGTGATCGCATTTTCGATCCCTTCTTCACCACGCGCTCACTCGGCGAGGGCATGGGGCTGGGTCTGAGCGTCGCGTATGGCATCGTGCGCGAGCACGGCGGTCGCTTGTGGTTTGAGCCGCGCGTTGGCGGCGGGGCGGCGTTTTGTGTGGAGCTGCCCATTCGAGTGGAGAGCCCATGAGCCGTCTCGACGACCTGTTGGCCGTGCGGTCGCGCGACCGGGATGTGGAGTTCCGTGATACCTGGGCGCTGGGACGCCATCTGCGTGACATCCCGGGGATCCGCGTATTCCCGATCGGCGAATCGCGCGATGGCGAGCCATTATTCGGCTATACGGCGGGGCACGGTCCCGAGACCGTTACCCTGACCGCCGGGTGCCATGCGGACGAGCCGGTGGGCCCGATGACGGCGCAGGCCCTGCCGTGGCTTCTTCAGGAATACGCCCCGGACTTGCTCGAAAAGTACACCTTCCGGGTTGTCCCGCAAATGAACCCGGATGGCGCGCGGCGCAACCGAATCTGGTTTGCGGACCCGCCTGATTTTGAAACGTACGTCCGCGATGCCGTCCGCGAGGCGCCGGGAGACGATATCGAGTTTGGATTTGCCGGGGACGATGGCGCGCGGCCCGAATGCCGCGCCGCGATGCCGTTTTTGTGGGGGGCGGGGCCGGTTGCGGCGCATTTCTCGCTGCACGGCATGGCCTGGGCGGAGGGGGCCTGGTTTCTTCTCAATCCGCCCTGGGCGGGCCGCGCGGCGGGACTGATGGATGCGCTCGCGGCGTTGTGCGGGATGCGGTCGCTGCCGCTCATGGAGATCGATCGCGGCGGAGAGAAGGGCTTCTCCCGGGTTCGAACGGGCTTTTCGACGACACCCAACAGCGTGGCGATGCGGGCGTTTTTCCTGGAACGAAACGACCCGGAAACCGCGGCGAAATTCCGCCCGAGTTCGATGGAGGCCGCGATGGCGGCGGGCGGCGACCCGCTGTGTATGGTCAGCGAATTGCCCATGTTTCTGCTCGATGTTCCCGCGTCCCTTTCCGACCCGGTGCTTTACCGGTTCAAAGCGGATCTGGACGCGGCGCGATCCGCTGGCGCACCCGATGCGCTTCGCAGGGTTGCGGAGAGCTACCGGCTGCGGCCCCTTCCCCTCGGCGAACAGATCGCGATGCAGTTCGCCATGATCGTTCTGGCGCTGGACGCGAGATCCGCGATCAACAGCGCCGGGGGCTGAATCGGGCGGCTGAACCGGGGCCCCGCCCGCACGATCAGCGTCGCCCCTCCAGAAATCCAAGCAGGGGGCAATGCCGGCAGCTCGGATTACTCGCGCACCAATCCTCGTGCATCTGCATCAGGCCCTGCTGGAGGTGAAAGTTCATGCGGGGCGGCTGGTCCCCGAGCACACGGGGCAGCATTCGCTTATACACGTAGTTGTCGGGCTCCATGGGGAGGCGGTGGTAGAACGCGCGTACACGCTCTTCCCACGCTTGATCACCCCGCATTCGGGCTTCGGCCATGGCCAGGGGGACAAATACGTTCCCGATGATGGATCGCACGCGCCCGCCGCCGATGGGGGCGCAAGGCCTGGCCAGCGCGGGGCCGTCAAAGCGGTAGTGTTGCGACCAGAACCCGAGGGGGCGCGGAAACAGGGCCTCGAATGCCCCACGAAGCCGGACGGGGTCCGTGTGTTCCATCCAGATCAGCTCCAGGCTTCTCGCGAGTCCCACCCGCGCGACACGCCCGACGAATCCGGCCAGGCCGGCGATCCGCCGGGCGGGGTAATTGTTGGGGCGCACGCCGGCCACGGGCCAGCCGACGGGAAGCGCCTGTAGGGACGGGAGGTGATCGCCGCGAAGCGCGGCCAGCCGCTGGCCGTGGGGCGGGAGGGCGTCGAGCGCCGCTTCGCCCGCCGGAAGCAGGCCCGCCAGGTGGAGCAGGGCGGCCTCCAGGAGGTGGGGCGCCTGTACGGCCAGATGGCGGGCGCGCTCAAACGGGAGTGCGCGGGCGAGGCGCATAAAGGGCTCCGTGAATGCGCGGTATCCGAGGGCGCGGCAGAGCATTTCGTAGGCGGCCTGGTCCGCGCCCGCCGCGCGGATGCGGGCCTCCATATCGCGCGCCTTGTTCAACAACCGCCAGTCTCCCGAGAGCCGTATGAAGCCATGCAGCGGGCTCTCGTCGCCCAAGGCCAGAAAACGGTTGCAGCTTCCGTGCTCCCGGGGCGCGAGCGCCGGCTGTTCCTCCACATCCGGCAACGTGCGCAGGCCGCCCTCCGCCAGCGCGGGCAGGCTGTCGAGGTTGAGGTGGGGGATGGCGCGCCCCGAGGCCGTTTCGACGCGATAATCCTCGCGGGCGGGCTCCAGCACCACGTGCAGGAGCACGCCGTCGTACCGCGGGTCCCGGTGGTGGCCGTGGGCGTACCAGCTGGGCTGGTCGAGGTGGACTTCCACATCGCCGTGGCACAGCTTGCCGTTGAAGCGGAGCTGGGCTCCCTGAAAATCCGGCCCCGCACAGTGGTTCCACCAGCCCGGCGAAACCACTTCCAGCTTGTGGCCCTCCACGGTGGCGAGCGTACCGCTTTCGGCCGCCCGATCGTACCAGAACTGCTGGATAACGACCTCCGGGACGGGCTCGCGCGCCCGCGCGGCGACCGGCTCACGCGTCCGCATCGCCAGCGCGGCCGTATAGTCGTCTATGGTGAAATGGCTGCCCATCCGGCGCCCCTCGGCGTTGGCCCGAACCGTGCGCGCGCCCGCACGGCGGCATCGGGTGGCGCCGTTCGCCACCCGCGCCAGCATACCGTATTTGTCGCGCCCGCGCCACACGGCTGGGCCTATGGGCATTGGCCCGCCCTGTGTGCTAAGGTAGTGCAGGTAAATCAAGGAGGATCCTTATGCAGTACAATCGACTGGGAAGGACCGGGCTGCTTGTGTCCGAGCTTTGCCTGGGAACCATGACTTTTGGGAACGAAGCGGACGAGCCGACCTCGCAGGCGCTGATGGAACGCGCGCTGGAGCGCGGCATTAATTTCTTTGACGCCGCGCACAATTACAACCTCGGTAAGACGGAGGAAATCGTCGGGCGCTGGATCGGGCCGCACCGGGACCAGATTATCCTGACGTCCAAGGTGTATTTCCCCTGCGGCGGCGGCATCAACGACGAAGGGTGCTCCCGGCGCAATATCATCCGATCGGTGGAGAAGTCCCTTCGCCGTTTCCAGACGGACTATATCGATATCGTTTACCTCCATCATTGGGACGACAACGCGGCCATCGAGCAGTCCATGGGCGCGATGAACACGCTGGTGGAGCAGGGAAAAGTGCACTACGTGGGCGTATCCAATTTTTCCGCCTGGCAGACCATGCGGGCGCAGGCGGTCGCGGAGCAGCGCGGCTACGCACCGATCTCGGTGGTGCAGCCGATGTACAGCCTCGTCAAGCGGCAGGTCGAGGTTGAGATCATTCCCATGTGCGACTACGAGGGCTTTGGCCTCGTGCCCTACAACGCGCTCGGCGCTGGGCTACTTACGGGGAAGTACCTGGAGGGGGGGAGCGGAAGGCTGAACGAGGCGGAGATGTACCGCCAGCGCTATGACAATCCGAACTACGTTGAGATCACCCGCAAGTTCGTCGCGCACGCGCGAGAGCAGGGCGTCTCCCCGGCGGCGCTGGCGCTGGCGTGGGTGATGAGCCATCCCAAGGTGGATTCGGCCCTGTTCGGCGCGCGAAACGTCGAACAATTCGACAATACCCTGACCTGTCTCGATCACCGGCTCAGCCCGGAGGCCCGCCAGGGCATTACCGCGCTCTCTATCGATCCGCCACGCGCGACGGACCGAGAGGATATGGCCGCCATGAAGCAGCGAGGCTGGTAACGCGCGCATCCAGCACGGCAAACGAAAACAGCGCCGCAATGCGCCGTTGGGCTGCGTCCGCTGGCGGGGCTGCGCATAGTACGCGTTGCCGATCGATGCTGGCGCTTCGCCCACGAGCCGGTCGTCAATGGTGGAGAACAACTCGCTGATGTTGCTGGTGGCCGTCACGTCGGCGCCGCCACCGCCGCCGCCAAATCCGCCCTGGCCGCCGAATCCGCCTCCCCCAAATCCTCCACCGCCAAACCCGCCACCGCCGAATCCGCCTTGGCCGCCCTGGCCACCAAACCCGCCGCCGAATCCGCCAGCCTGGACCCCGAACCCGCTACCGCCGACGCCGCCGCCAAACGAACTGCCGCCGAATCCGCCGCCGAACCCGCCGCCCGTCTGGCCGAGGCCGCCGGCGACGCTGAAGCGATTGCGGAGAACAATTTTATGCATGGTGTCGTGGCCTTTGAACTCGTAGAAGCGGGTTTCCACGGGCTCGAAGGCTTCCCGGTGCAGGATCGCGGGGGAACTGACGTATACGATGCCATTTTCGACACGGTAGTCGAGCCCCATCGGGCGCAACATCGCGTCCAGTGCGGAACCCAGCGGCACATCCTTCAGCCGGATGTAGGGCACGAATCCGTCCGAGCGGGGCGCGCCAAGTTCGGAATGACCCCCGTTGCCGCGCAGCCGCAAGGTGGGATTGGACAGGCCGGGGGCTTCCGAAGATGCCGCGAGCGCCTCAATTTCCTGTTTTCGCCGCTCCAGGTCCGCTTGTTCCCGGTGCCGGGGGCTGTTGCCCTTCCAGGCCGCCAGTATGGCTTCGCGCTCCGCCGGATCATCGGATATTTTGACGCTGGCCGGGTCCACCTGGCTCCGCAGCGCGGTAACGACCCGTCCATCGTCCGGCGTTTGCACGAAATACATCGAATCTGTGCTGCGCACATAAACGCCGGTATACAGGACACCATCCACTGTTATCTCGTCGGCTCCGACCGGCAGGCCCGGGCAAAGCGTCATTGCAAGCACGAGCAGGGCTATTCCAGGTTTTACGATGCGAATCATGGGGCGCCTCCAGCGTTTGGGGAATCGGCCATGGACTTTGTCGGCGGCTGCCGTGTATTCAGGATAGCAACGCCGGGGTGGGCTGTCAACCGCCCGCTCGGTCCCGGAACGTGTTTGCTACGTCGAACCGTGGATACAGTTTTGTTGTTTTTCGTGGCTTTCCGCGTTATCATCGGGGCGGGTCTTCCCGCAAGGAGTTGCCGTGGCCGGCTACCGACAGATTATCAAAGACCTTATCGCCAACGTCGAGCGGGTTGTGCTCGACAAGCCGGATGTGGTCAAAAGCGCCCTGGCCGCGTATCTGGCGGGGGGGCATGTGCTTCTGGAGGATGTGCCGGGCGTGGCGAAGACGATGCTGGTCCGCGCGTTGGCGGTGTCCAGCGGCTGCACCTTCAGCCGGGTCCAGTGCACGCCGGACCTGCTTCCCACGGATGTGAGCGGTGTTTCGATCTTTAACCAGAAGACCCAGGCGTTTGAATTCCGGCAGGGCCCGATCTTCTCGCAGGTGCTGCTGGCGGATGAAGTAAACCGGGCCACGCCGCGCACGCAGTCGGCGCTGCTGGAAGCCATGGCGGAGGGGCAGGTTTCCGTGGACGGGCGCACCTACAAGCTTACGCCGCCGTTTACGGTGTTCGCCACGCAGAATCCCGTGGAGCACGAGGGGACCTTCCCGCTGCCCGAAGCCCAGCTGGATCGTTTCATGATGCGGCTCTCGGTGGGCTATCCGAGCCTGCTGGCGGAACTTAAGATACTGGAGCACACGCGGCTGGATCATCCGATAGACCGCGTTGCGCCCGTTACCGATGCGGAGACGATCGTGCAGATGCAGCAACTGGTGCGGGAGATTTTCGTGCATGAAAAGGTGCGGGATTACATCGTCCGCCTGGTTCACCGCACGCGGGATTCGGCCCACCTGACGCTCGGAGGCAGCCCGCGCGCCTCCATCATGCTGTTTCGTGCGGCGCAGGCCCTGGCGGCGGTCCAGGGGCGGAGTTACGTGATTCCCGACGACGTGAAGGCGCTGGTCGTTCCCGTTTTGGAGCACCGGCTAATACTCAATCCCGAGAGCCGGCTGCGGCGGGTTACGACCAGTTCCGTGCTCGGTGATATACTGCGGGAAGTGGCGGTTCCGGCGGGGGTGGGCAGCTGGAAGCAGGGTTAGCCGCCGGGCCCGCGGGCGGTCGCCCGATTCCCCGCCGCGGGCGGGTTGCAAACGAGCCGCCCACGCCCCTATGATGGGGCGTCGCTGGAAGCTGGAGCAAGGCATGAAGTGGTTCAGTAGATTCAAACGCACGGCGGTCGCCGACGGTCACGGGTCCTCGGGAGAGGATAAGGAGGGCTACGACCCTACCGACGAGTCCCAGTTCGAATTGACGCACGTGGGCCCCTACGAGATCATCGCGCCTATCGGCAGCGGCGGTATGGGCACCGTGTACAAGGCGATCGACCGCGCGCACGACCGTACCATCGCCATCAAGGTGCTGGACCGCCGCTACGATCTGGACAAGAAGCGGCGGAAGCGGGACTATCTGGGCCGGGAAATTCTGATTGCCGCGGAACTGAACCACCCCACGATCATCAAAATGCACAAGGAGATCGTGATCCAGGAAGACCGCGCGGGCAACAAGCGGCGCTGCCTGCTCATGGAGTATATCGACGGGTATGACCTGAAGAAGCACATCCATGACCGCGATTTGAG encodes:
- a CDS encoding MoxR family ATPase, translating into MAGYRQIIKDLIANVERVVLDKPDVVKSALAAYLAGGHVLLEDVPGVAKTMLVRALAVSSGCTFSRVQCTPDLLPTDVSGVSIFNQKTQAFEFRQGPIFSQVLLADEVNRATPRTQSALLEAMAEGQVSVDGRTYKLTPPFTVFATQNPVEHEGTFPLPEAQLDRFMMRLSVGYPSLLAELKILEHTRLDHPIDRVAPVTDAETIVQMQQLVREIFVHEKVRDYIVRLVHRTRDSAHLTLGGSPRASIMLFRAAQALAAVQGRSYVIPDDVKALVVPVLEHRLILNPESRLRRVTTSSVLGDILREVAVPAGVGSWKQG
- a CDS encoding peptidase M14, which gives rise to MSRLDDLLAVRSRDRDVEFRDTWALGRHLRDIPGIRVFPIGESRDGEPLFGYTAGHGPETVTLTAGCHADEPVGPMTAQALPWLLQEYAPDLLEKYTFRVVPQMNPDGARRNRIWFADPPDFETYVRDAVREAPGDDIEFGFAGDDGARPECRAAMPFLWGAGPVAAHFSLHGMAWAEGAWFLLNPPWAGRAAGLMDALAALCGMRSLPLMEIDRGGEKGFSRVRTGFSTTPNSVAMRAFFLERNDPETAAKFRPSSMEAAMAAGGDPLCMVSELPMFLLDVPASLSDPVLYRFKADLDAARSAGAPDALRRVAESYRLRPLPLGEQIAMQFAMIVLALDARSAINSAGG
- a CDS encoding glycosyltransferase family 4 protein, with amino-acid sequence MKVLVTTFGGDGGKSGISQYIIQFLKYCREFGPDMTFDVLLYEDEKPVYTDHDPGLNAICLEPRWRRAAANILWHQTHFPGFCRCNGYDVVFIPGGNRRLPWRSPCPTVAACHDLGILHVPDKYDALHSIYNRHVLRALLRRQSHLVTISEASKRDIVSYTGVPEESVTVIYCGADTDCYQPGDKNEARAHVCEKFGVDAPYLLYISRIDHPGKNHIRLIEAFGLFKAASGLPHKLVLAGSDWSRAAEVHAAAEASRYAADIVFTGFAPAADLPALYRGADVFVFPSLFEGFGIPVVEAMRCGVPVACADISCLPEIAGDAARLFDPYDAASMAGALQDLLADEELRSRYAARGRERALRYNWRDSTKQTVEAIRRTCQGLA
- a CDS encoding PAS domain-containing protein, which translates into the protein MAHWATAYAAQLAEHSEDGIIVLDGSRRIQQANARAAEMAGARETGDLLGLQFGWESEAASVRLDRPFAVLEGNGSVPCTLSSEFGAELPVEVKSFPVEAGGLLLLIADRSRRIELERAAIQAEKMAAMDNIVAGIAHELNNPMTAILGYAELLLATETDPKRKQRASLIAEEADRCGKIITSMLTFTRSYGNTLERGNVNAILEEVVELQSYQLRVDGIRIHSFYDQEIPDFPLVPAGLRRLFLNLVHNAHQALRASASEIRNLWVLTESRTESVLVQIADDGPGVPQEIRDRIFDPFFTTRSLGEGMGLGLSVAYGIVREHGGRLWFEPRVGGGAAFCVELPIRVESP
- a CDS encoding aldo/keto reductase, which gives rise to MQYNRLGRTGLLVSELCLGTMTFGNEADEPTSQALMERALERGINFFDAAHNYNLGKTEEIVGRWIGPHRDQIILTSKVYFPCGGGINDEGCSRRNIIRSVEKSLRRFQTDYIDIVYLHHWDDNAAIEQSMGAMNTLVEQGKVHYVGVSNFSAWQTMRAQAVAEQRGYAPISVVQPMYSLVKRQVEVEIIPMCDYEGFGLVPYNALGAGLLTGKYLEGGSGRLNEAEMYRQRYDNPNYVEITRKFVAHAREQGVSPAALALAWVMSHPKVDSALFGARNVEQFDNTLTCLDHRLSPEARQGITALSIDPPRATDREDMAAMKQRGW
- a CDS encoding WecB/TagA/CpsF family glycosyltransferase gives rise to the protein MTDTSQNAPAAPRCAEDGLDTVKLFNMTINNVDLDEFLASLSGQIEAGTPGYAVTPNVDHVVEFDLNPEFREAYHDATYVLVDGTYILWAGRLFRKPFKQKLSGSDMIYWLSEYAAKKGYSIFLLGAEEGVADAAAQVLLAKYPGLTVAGTYSPPFGFEKDEASNNQVIERVRDSRADICFVALGSPKQDLWSWRHHRACGAKLCIGVGASIDFVAGRVKRAPVWMQRAGLEWVWRIIQEPVRMGKRYLVRDAHFLVLLWREFRGGTGT
- a CDS encoding DUF2851 family protein translates to MPIGPAVWRGRDKYGMLARVANGATRCRRAGARTVRANAEGRRMGSHFTIDDYTAALAMRTREPVAARAREPVPEVVIQQFWYDRAAESGTLATVEGHKLEVVSPGWWNHCAGPDFQGAQLRFNGKLCHGDVEVHLDQPSWYAHGHHRDPRYDGVLLHVVLEPAREDYRVETASGRAIPHLNLDSLPALAEGGLRTLPDVEEQPALAPREHGSCNRFLALGDESPLHGFIRLSGDWRLLNKARDMEARIRAAGADQAAYEMLCRALGYRAFTEPFMRLARALPFERARHLAVQAPHLLEAALLHLAGLLPAGEAALDALPPHGQRLAALRGDHLPSLQALPVGWPVAGVRPNNYPARRIAGLAGFVGRVARVGLARSLELIWMEHTDPVRLRGAFEALFPRPLGFWSQHYRFDGPALARPCAPIGGGRVRSIIGNVFVPLAMAEARMRGDQAWEERVRAFYHRLPMEPDNYVYKRMLPRVLGDQPPRMNFHLQQGLMQMHEDWCASNPSCRHCPLLGFLEGRR